The Roseofilum casamattae BLCC-M143 sequence ATGACTTATTCAATACTCTACCAAAGTAAACTATACTAAACCAATAGTGTAGATCCTTCGAGGTGGTCTTGCTCATGGTTATTCGTCGCCGGCAAACGAAAACCCGAATCTCCTCTCATCAACCTTCCCGACAGAAGAAAAAAACTCAGTTTGCAGCTTCCCCAGTCATACAACCGAAGGTACAGAGGAAAACGGCTAAAGAACTGCCACAATTGAAATCGGTTATCGGCAGGCACCCTAACCCTCTCGAGCGACTGCGGAACTCACCATCGGTACAACGCAAAGTAGAAAGAGGACAATCGAACAATCTCGACACGCAACAACTCGAGGGCACTACCCGAGATGCGATCCAACCCCTCTCTTCTGCCGCACCCACAGCCGAGCAACCTGGCGCGACTATACAACGGGAAGGGATGGAGTCTTTGCCGCAAGAGGCCATGGATCGAAACGATGGGCTGCAAACGATACCCCCGCTGCATAATGAGACATCGAGCCATAATAATACAATTCAGAGGAAGATTGTTGGAAAGGATGGCAGCGACATTTGGACAAAACAAAAGATGGACGACGATCTGGCGAAGGAGGCGAACGATAGCATCAAAATGGTAGTGCAAATGTTGCATGGTATGGATCTGGAAATACCCGTTGACTCTTACCAGGATCTAGTGAAAAATGTTGCGCAGTTCCTGAATAATTTTGTCATAGCCCTAGAGTCTTTCCTCGCACAAAACCCAAATAAGAAGCCCGGAGATCTCTCAGAGGTGTTGGGTCGGACTTCGATCGTTGAAACACAGCCAGAGGTGAAGTCTGACTGGCCTCCGATCGCCAACGCAATCCTAGAAGAAAATCCATATCAGGAGCTAGTAAACCTCTTAGAGTCTTTGTCCCAAATGGCCCCAAGAGTACAACCAGACGTAAAACAAGAGAATGTTTTCCTGCCCAAAGAACGATCGGGAAGTTTTCCAGAAAACACATCTAAAGATGCATTGAAGAGTTCAGAATACGGACTACCCAAGAAGCACTTTCCCTCAGACCATTATCAGGTGCAACAGACGATCTCAGTACAGGACATTATCGAGCAGAACGACAGCAACTCATCCTAATGAGCCTGGGAAGAAATAAATCTCCGCTCAAGAAAGATTCCAACCTTGGGTTTCCGTGCGCGTGAGCGATCGCCCCGATTTCATATATTCTATTCTCGTGGCCTCCAGAATATGCCTCATCTGCACCGGTTCTTCCGCATCAGCCGCCAAAAACGCAGCATTCATGGCGATCGATTTAATATTTCCTCCGGTTACATCCAATTGTCCCAACCGCTGAAAATTCAAGCCTTCTGTCGGGGTTTGTTTGGGAAAAATGCGCTGCCAAATCTTGCTCCGTTCTGGGGCTTTCGGATAGGGGAAATTGACAATAAAGCGCAGGCGACGCAAAAATGCCGAATCTAAATTATCCCTAAAATTGGTGGTTAAAATGGCTAATCCTTGATAGGATTCCATTCTCTGTAAGAGATAACTCACCTCAATATTGGCATGGCGATCGTGGCTATCTTTGACTTCCGTGCGCGAGCCAAAAAGGGCATCGGCTTCATCAAAGAGTAAAATTCCGCCCCCCTTTTCAGCAGCATCAAAAATGCGGCGCAAATTCTTCTCCGTTTCGCCGATATACTTGCTCATCACCGCACTTAAATCGATGCGAAATAAATCTAAATTCAGCTCGCGAGCCAGCACTTCAGCGGCCGTCGTTTTCCCCGTCCCGCTGGTTCCGGCAAATAATGCCGTTAACCCTAACCCGCGCTGATTTTTCCCCGCAAACCCCCAATTTTGATAGACGATCGCTTGTCGGCGCACGTGAATGAGAATATGTTGTAAAATCCTTTTTTCCCGCTCGGGAAGGACAAAATCTTCCCAAGTGGTTCTCGCGTCAATGCGCTGAGCTAACCCTTCTAACTCCGGCCGAGCTTGCAACCGACAAAACTCCCAGAGTTTCTCCCTGATGTCTTCAGGGGTTAAATCAAACTGCGATCGCACGGCAGCACTGGCGATTTCGATCGTGACTGCCGATAGGCGAAATTGAGCGGCTAAGGAAGGCAGATAGGACTCGATATCTTCCGAATAATTTTGCCATGCTTTTTGCCACAACTCCAGTTGTTCGCCATATTGCAGCGCTTCCACATCAAAGGTCACCGCATGGGAGAGGGGCAACCGCTCGTCAGTAGCAACGATCGCGGGGACTTGCAAAGATTGTAAAAAGGAAGACAATAAAGACTGGGGGTTTTCGCCAATCCCCGATTCATTCACCTCCACCAATAATAAACTCGGAGCGAGGGCATACCAGCGCTGCCAACGCATGACTAACCGCTGTCGATCCGATCGTTCTTTGGGAATGGCATCGCTGGGCAGACGATATAGAGGTAAGTGTAAAACTTGGCTAATCTGGGTCGCTATTTCTACTTGTGATTCCCTCAGAGAACCGCATAATTGAATAATCGATTGAGTTCTAGCATTCCCCTGAAATACGGAGGCAGCTCCATCGATAATCGTTTGATAGGAAGGTTGCAGAACGGTTGCAGTGAAGGTGGGAACGGGAGTTATGGCTCCGGCAACAATCGGATCGTGATAGGGTTCTCCAATTAAATAATGCAAAATGGCTTCATCAATTTGCAAACACGCTCGAGTCACTTCCGGACTGGCAGCATAATGAATCAGTTGCCATTTGCGCAGGGGACGAGTTTCCGTGAGAGCATCCCAATGGGGTTCGGGAAAACAGTTGAGAGCCAGTTGAAAGGTGGGATAATTGCATTCGGGTTGATGATGAGCGATCGCCCATAAATCGGGAAATTCCGGATCGATGGCTTGTCCGACACAACCGAGTAAAATGCTCAGTTCAAATGACGATAACCCAAAGGTCTCGCTCAAGGTTCTCAGAGTAACTGAATTTTGCACCGTTTGGTCGATCCCGTGCAGAGTAGGGAGAGGTGGAAAACACTCGTTATCCTCATCATCTTCGTTTTGGCGATCGCCAATGTAGATCTGCAGAAACGACCGAATCGTTGCGATCGCCTCAATCAATGCATCTATAGGAGTCTCTGGCTTCCGCAGCCCACCGTTTTCCAGGTCTCGATTGCTGGTGAGGGGTTGGTGGCGATCCAGAATTTGGCGATCGCTCATTCGCTTGATGCCGATAATTGAGATGGCAATTTTAATCGTTATGCCGTATCAGTAATTTATACCATATTCGGACTTAAGATTAAATAGGGTTCCTCTAAATTTTGTGCCGATAGCTCTAACAACCGATCGCACTGAATCAGTAGATCTTTGTAATAATCGGTATTGAGTTGATAGCGATCGCCATCGAGTTGCGAGCACCAAGGTTTCTCCACAACTGCTTCGGCGCGATCGAATCCCGGTGGTAAAGTTCCTTGTAAGAGACGACGCAAGCGATCGCGACAGGAGTCAGTATTAATTCCCTGTTTCTCTAATAACTGAAAAATATCTTTCTCTGAGATGGGAATAGCGGGCATCACGCGCAATAACTCCAGCAAGAGAAAATAATCGCTATACTGATGTCGCGGGCGATCGAGAAACAGAGGATTCAGAGGTAAATTCGCCAACCCATAAGCAACCCGACTGCATTTGGGTGCCTCGTGGCGATCCATGCGGTCTTGAATAATGGCAGCGCTGGGCAACTTTTGTCGCAACCAACGAGCGATCGCTCCTAAAGACGCACTTCCCCCAGTACACAAAGCCTGACGCACTCCCTGGGAAGCCGTTCCAGTTTGGGCAAACAACCGATTAATCTCCCGATTTAAACCGCGCAGAAACGGAACAAACACCTTCAGTTCCAAATCGCGACGAGTGACCGTCCACTTCTGCTCGTCCAAAACCACCGTCATCCGATCCTCAAATTGCAATCGATATTTTATCTCCTCGGCAATCTCGAACATCGCCGGTCCCCATTTTATACTGCGCAAATATCGGGCCAGGCGATCGCGTTTTTGTCGATCCGCCGTTCCCGGTTCCGGAAACAAAATCCCTTTCTCCCCTCGCTCTCCATCAGAAGGCGGTAAAAATAAATTATCCGTACTTAAAAGCAACTGACAGATAATATCTTGATCGATGGCATCTCCACCATAGGACAAACTGCCCAAGTGAAAATCTTTATAGCTTAATTGCGATCGCTGCAACGGAATATCCACCAACGCAAACTCCGTCGTGGTTGCTCCCGAATCTATAATTAGGGTTGCCCCCTGCCATTGAATTCCCTGTCCCGTATCTCGCAGCTCGGACAGCACCAGAGCAATAGCCTCGTCAACAAATCTAATCTTTTCCCCGCGATCGACCCAACCCGCTTTTAAAATAGCCTCCCGTAGATTAAACCGGTAAGCATCGCTCCACTGATAGGGACAACCCACCACCACTCCACTTAACCGAGAAACAATTTCCTGCAGTTCCCTATTGCTCAACGGTTGTACCGATGCATCATTCAACCTCGAGCGTACCGTCCGAGATGACTCCCGAACTTCCAAGAGAGCGCGCAACTGGCGTGCCATTCCTTCAATTAGAGTGCGATAGGATAAGCTGCGATCGTCAGACCATTGCACTCCCGGCCCCTCTACATAAGGCAAACCCTCGTCAAGATAAGGTTTCAGGCGATTCAGCGCCACGGGAATTCC is a genomic window containing:
- a CDS encoding ATP-binding protein, with product MSDRQILDRHQPLTSNRDLENGGLRKPETPIDALIEAIATIRSFLQIYIGDRQNEDDEDNECFPPLPTLHGIDQTVQNSVTLRTLSETFGLSSFELSILLGCVGQAIDPEFPDLWAIAHHQPECNYPTFQLALNCFPEPHWDALTETRPLRKWQLIHYAASPEVTRACLQIDEAILHYLIGEPYHDPIVAGAITPVPTFTATVLQPSYQTIIDGAASVFQGNARTQSIIQLCGSLRESQVEIATQISQVLHLPLYRLPSDAIPKERSDRQRLVMRWQRWYALAPSLLLVEVNESGIGENPQSLLSSFLQSLQVPAIVATDERLPLSHAVTFDVEALQYGEQLELWQKAWQNYSEDIESYLPSLAAQFRLSAVTIEIASAAVRSQFDLTPEDIREKLWEFCRLQARPELEGLAQRIDARTTWEDFVLPEREKRILQHILIHVRRQAIVYQNWGFAGKNQRGLGLTALFAGTSGTGKTTAAEVLARELNLDLFRIDLSAVMSKYIGETEKNLRRIFDAAEKGGGILLFDEADALFGSRTEVKDSHDRHANIEVSYLLQRMESYQGLAILTTNFRDNLDSAFLRRLRFIVNFPYPKAPERSKIWQRIFPKQTPTEGLNFQRLGQLDVTGGNIKSIAMNAAFLAADAEEPVQMRHILEATRIEYMKSGRSLTRTETQGWNLS